The stretch of DNA AATGTCGCTACGCAACGATGGTGCGTCTACAGCGTCAAGAATGTGCATGATGTATCTCAATCTGTACAAGCCACAGGTCTCATACGTGAATGATGAAAAGAGAGTGTGCTGTGATGAAAGTTTCAGTGCCCCCTGTGGCAGGGTGAAACCAACGGCACAAGTGATAATTCTGCCAGAAATTTACTCAGGAAGTAAATCGGGCCGAATCCGCTTGGTGCGCTCCAGCTGTTGTTCGTGCCGCCATGCAGCAATAGCTGCATGGTTTCCCGACAGTAATACTTGAGGAACTTCGAGATCGCGCCATACAGCAGGCTTGGTATAGCTGGGATATTCCAGCAACCCATCCTCGTGACTTTCTTCAACAAGAGAGTCCGGATTGCCCACAACACCTGGTATGAGACGTCCAATCGCCTCAATCATGGCTAGAGATGCCACTTCCCCGCCGTTGAGAACATAATCTCCCAACGAAATGGGGCGCACTGTCATTCGGGTAGCAAAGTGGTCACTGACACGCTGGTCGATACCCTCGTATCGCCCACAGGCAAAGATGAGTTGTTCTTCCTGAGAAAGTTCTTTTGCTACTACTTGCGTAAAGGGCTCCCCCGCAGGTGAAGGAACAATCAAAACAGGACGCTGCGAGCTATCTGGATCAGCCAGAATGGCGTCCAGAGTGTCACCCCAGGGCTCTGGCTTCATCACCATGCCAGCGCCTCCGCCATAGGGAGTGTCATCGACGGTTCGGTGCTTATCTGTTGTCACGTCACGTAGATCATGCACGTGCGTTTGGAGGAGGCCAGACTGCCGAGCTTTACCCAGGAGCGACACATCCAAGGTTGCGAAGAACTCAGGGAAAATTGTGACGATATCAATGCGCATTAGGCCTCGCGGGAATCCTCAGGGAGATTGTCGTCTTCATCATCGGGAAGTTCTTCAAACAAGCCTCCCGGTGGAGTGAGAGTCACGATCCCTTTCTCGATATCCACTTCAGGAACAATTGCCTTCACAAAAGGAACCATGACTTCGCCCTGAGCGGTTTTGACTACGAGGAGGTCCTGGGCGGGCAGATGGTCAACACGAGCAATAGTGCCAACCTCGATACCATCACGAACAGCCTTCAAACCAGTGAGCTGGTGGTCGTACCAGGCTTCTGGTTCTTCAGGAAGAACAGAACTGTCGTGTTCTACCCACAAGATTGCTTTGATGAGAGACTCGGCAGCTGTGCGATCGGGCACATCTTTGAAAAAAGCTACGGGGTGTGAGTTGTACCAACGGAGTTCACTGAGCTCAATAGTTTTCCCGTGCCAGGGTGACTCTTCAGGAACCTGAAGTGAGAAAACAGCTCCTGGAACAAAGCGCTTCTCAGGTTCGTCAGTGTACAGCTCAACTTTGATTGCGCCTTTGAGGCCGTGAGCCTTTGTCAGACGCCCGACGCGAAGTTGGGTCTGCCTGGGTTCAGTGGTCACGTTAGGCGTCAGTGTCGACGACGTCGACACGAACCTTGCGACCATCAGCTAGGGCGTTCACAACTGTGCGAAGAGCCTTAGCAGTGCGGCCAGAACGGCCGATAACGCGGCCAAGGTCCTCGGGGTTCACATGAACCTCGAGGACCTCACCACGATTGTTTGAACGCACAGCAACTTCAACGTCATCAGGGTGTTCAACGATTCCCTTGACGAGGTGCTTGACTGCTGATGCGAGCATGTGTGTTAGGCCTGTTCCTCGCCAGCTGCTTCTTCGGCAGCCTCAACAATTTCCTCAGCCTCGGCAACAACCTCAGCTGCTGCCTCTTCGACGACAGCCTCGGCTACTGCTTCTTCAGTAACTTCTTCAGCTACTGCTTCAATAACGGCTTCCTCAGCTGCGGCCTCTACGACGGCTTCTTCAGCAGCTTCAACAGCTGCCTCTTCCTTCTTAGGTGCCTTTTCAGTCTTAGGAACGAGTACTGGCTTCTTCTTGGTGTCGACAACGAAGGCAGCCTTGGGCTCAGCAACCTTGATGGTGCTCTTTGCATTCTTGTCGCCCTTGAAGATTCCCCAGTCACCGGAGAGCTTCAGAAGTGCTTCAACCTGCTCGGTTGGCTGTGCGCCAACGGAGAGCCAGTACTGAGCACGCTCTGAGTTAACTTCGATGAAAGAAGGGTTCTCAGTGGGGTGGTACTTACCGATCTCCTCAATAACACGACCGTCACGCTTTGTGCGTGAGTCTGCTACGACGATGCGGTAGTAAGGCGCACGGATTTTTCCGAGGCGCTTCAAACGGATTTTGACAGCCACAATTCTCCTGTGAGTGATGTGTAGTGGATGAACTGACGACCGTGAGCGTGGGGGCACACTCGGTACAAGCTCTAGGGATTCAAGACATATCTGATTAGAGGGTCGGATATGAATCAAACTCGACTTCCTATTCTGGCAGATTGTGGCGTTGTATTGCTAATCGTTACGCCCGGTTCGGCGAGCTCTTCCGCTTTCGTGTCACCATGAACCAAGCGAAACATCTGTTTAGCGTTATTCAATGTCTGGGTTGGGGTGCACTAGTGAACGTTTCTTTTG from Aurantimicrobium sp. MWH-Uga1 encodes:
- a CDS encoding RNA-binding protein is translated as MLASAVKHLVKGIVEHPDDVEVAVRSNNRGEVLEVHVNPEDLGRVIGRSGRTAKALRTVVNALADGRKVRVDVVDTDA
- the trmD gene encoding tRNA (guanosine(37)-N1)-methyltransferase TrmD codes for the protein MRIDIVTIFPEFFATLDVSLLGKARQSGLLQTHVHDLRDVTTDKHRTVDDTPYGGGAGMVMKPEPWGDTLDAILADPDSSQRPVLIVPSPAGEPFTQVVAKELSQEEQLIFACGRYEGIDQRVSDHFATRMTVRPISLGDYVLNGGEVASLAMIEAIGRLIPGVVGNPDSLVEESHEDGLLEYPSYTKPAVWRDLEVPQVLLSGNHAAIAAWRHEQQLERTKRIRPDLLPE
- the rimM gene encoding ribosome maturation factor RimM (Essential for efficient processing of 16S rRNA), with amino-acid sequence MVARFVSTSSTLTPNVTTEPRQTQLRVGRLTKAHGLKGAIKVELYTDEPEKRFVPGAVFSLQVPEESPWHGKTIELSELRWYNSHPVAFFKDVPDRTAAESLIKAILWVEHDSSVLPEEPEAWYDHQLTGLKAVRDGIEVGTIARVDHLPAQDLLVVKTAQGEVMVPFVKAIVPEVDIEKGIVTLTPPGGLFEELPDDEDDNLPEDSREA